From Cryobacterium sp. GrIS_2_6:
GAGCAGGACCGCGAGCACGAGGAGGGCGGCCAGCGTGCCCCCTGCGCGCCACGGTCCGCTTCCGCGGGTTTCCCGGGTCGCACGGGTTGCACGGCGGATGCCGTCGCTCCGGTCAATCATGGATCGCTCCCTCACCGTGTTGGGCGCCCTTGACCCCGGCCCTGCCGACCTCGCCGACCGTAAGGCGCGGCAGCGTGCCGTCGGACCCGGCGTCCTCCGGCGGCAGCGGGCTCGGCGAGCCCGTGATCTCGCCGCGCGCGGTCCGTGGCAGGGTCAGCCGGAAGCACGAACCCTTCCCGGGGCTCGACCAGACCTGGAGCCAGCCACGGTGAACGGTCGCGTCCTCGAGTGAGATCGAGAGGCCGAGGCCCGTACCGCCGATGGTGCGCTTGCGGGAGGGGTCTGCCCGCCAGAACCGGTCGAAGACGTGGTTGACGTCGACCTGGCTCATGCCGAGGCCGTAGTCGCGCACCGAGAGGGCAACGGCGGACTCGTTGCTGTCGACCGAGACGATGACGGGCTTGCCCTCGCCGTGCTCGATCGCGTTGCCGATCAGGTTGTGCATGATCCGGCGGATGCGACGGGGATCGACCTCCGCGTCGAGGTGTCCTCCCGGGGCGACGAGGTTGAGCCGGGTGCCCTTGGATTCGGCAAGCGACCGCAGGCCCTCGACGGCGTCTGCGGCGAGGTGCACGAGGTTCGTCGGCTCGGCCTCGAGTTCGACGGACCCTGCGTCGTACTTGCTGATCTCGAGCAGGTCCGCGAGCAGGAGTTCGAACCGCTCGACCTGGGCGTGCAGGAGCTCCGCGGTGCGACCCGTCGCAGGGGGGAAGGCGGCCCGCTGGTCGTAGAGCATGTCCCCGGCCAGCCGGATCGTCGTCAGCGGGGTGCGCAGCTCGTGCGACACGTCGGACACGAAGCGCTGCTGCACCTCGGAAAGGTCGGCGAGCTCCTTGATCTGGCTCTGCAGGCTGTCCGCCATCCCATTGAACGACCGGGCGAGGGTCGTGATGACGTCGTCGCCCTTGACGGGCAGCCGCACACCGAGGTCCCCGGAGGCCAGCCGCTGGCTGGTCTCGGCCGCGACCCGGATCGGCGTCACCACGAAGCGCACGACGATCCAGGTCACCGCACCGATCAGGATAATAAGCAGGAGCCCGGCGATGCCGAGGGTTCGCTGCACGAACTGCAGTGTCGTTTCCGCCTCGCCGAGGTTGTAGCCGATGTAGAGCTCGTACCGGCCGGCGACGGGGACGGTGATCTGTGAACCGACGACGATCCCGGCGACCTGGCCGTCGTCATCCGTCGCTAGGGCCACCGACTGCCAGAACTGGGTGCCCGGCGAGCCCTGCACGGCGGTGCGCAGCTCGGGCGAGATGACCTCGGTCGAGTCGCCGAATGTCGAGAAGTCCTGGGGCACGGACGTCGAAGGGTCCTGGCCGGGAACCCGGAACACGGCGACGAGCCGGCTCGAGGACGCCGCGGAGATGGCGCTCCGCGCCGAGGCAAGCAGGCTCTGCACCTGGACCCGGTCGGCCGCGTCCGAGGAATCCAGGATCCCCTGGGCCGCGCTCGTCGCCCGGTTCGAGTCGAGCTCGACCTGGCTGAGCCGGGACTGGAAGAGATCGTTGCCGACGCTCACCGAGACATAGACGCCGACCATGACGATGGCGATGCCGGACAGCACGACCGTGATGGTCACGGTGCGGAACTGCAGGGAGGACCGCCAGGTGCGGAGCAGGCGGGCACGCCAGGATCTCCAGTCGCGCCAGTCCCGCCACCCCCTGCGCCATGTTCGGGCAAACCCGGTCGGTTCGGCCATGCGGAGCCTAGATGGCCGCGCCGGCCCGGTACCCGACACCGCGGACCGTCATCACGATGCGGGGGTTGTCCGGATCGTCCTCGACCTTGGCGCGGAGGCGTTGCACGTGCACGTTCACGAGCCGGGTGTCGGCCTTGTAGTGGTAGCCCCACACCTGTTCGAGCAGCATCTCCCGGGTGAACACCTGCTGGGGACGGGACGCGAGGGTGAGCAGGAGGTCGAATTCAAGTGGGGTCAGGCCGATCTGCCGGTCGCCGCGGCGCACCTCGTGCCCGGCGGCGTCGACGGTGAGGTCGCCGATCGAGAGGTTCGCGGGAGATTCCGTTGACACCGGCCGCAGCCGGGTGCGGATCCGGGCGAGGAGTTCCTTCGGGTTGAACGGTTTGACCATGTAGTCGTCCGCGCCGGATTCGAGGCCCTTGACCACATCCGTCGTATCGGTGCGAGCGGTGAGCATGATGATCGGCGTTCCCGATTCGGCGCGGATCAGGGTGCACACCTCGATGCCGTCGAGGCCGGGCAGCATCAGGTCGAGCAGGACCAGATCGGGTTTGATCGTCCGGAATGCGTCGAGTGCGAGTGAGCCGTCTTCGCAGAAGTGCGGGTCGAAACCTTCACCCTGCAAGACAATGCCGATCATTTCCGCCAGCGCGGTGTCGTCGTCGACGACCAAAATGCGTGCGTTCATCCAACCGTTTTCTGCTTAGGTCACCGGAGGGAATACTCCCGGTGAGTCATGCAATCACTGACACCAGAGTAGTCGAGGGGGGGCTGGCATTGCCCGTCGCGCCCGTTTCGATGCCGAGTATGCCAGCATAGGTCTCGTGACGGACCCGCAGAACTGGCACGCACCGACAGGTGACGCTTACGATCGACCGCGCTACGGCGAATACGCGCCGCCGCCGGCGTCCGGTGCACCCCAGGCCTGGGGTCCCCCTCCCGCGTGGACCCCGCCGCCGCGCCCCGGCCTCCTCCCGTTACGGCCGCTCGGCTTCGGCTCCCTGCTCTGGGCGCCCTTCCAGGTGCTGCGGCGCAATCCCAAGGCCACCTTCGGAAGCGCACTCCTCGTACAGGGCGCGATCCTCCTGGTCACCCTGCTGATCGTCGGCCCGGTGACGGTGCTCGCCCTCGGCCGGGTCGACAGCGCCCCGCTCGCGGACAGGGACGCGGTCCAGGCCGGCGCCAACCTCACCATCGTGTTGTCGGCGATCGTGCCGATCCTCCTCTCCGTGATCGCCTCCGCGATGCTCCAGGGCGTCATCGTCGTCGAGGTCTCCCGTGCCATGCTCGGCCAGAAGCTCCGGCTCGGCCAGCTCTGGCGGGCGGCCGGCCGACGCCTCTGGCCGCTCGCACTCTGGGCCGCGATCCTCAGCGGAGCCCTTCTCCTCGGCCTGGCCATCGTCGCAGGGGTCGTCGTCGTGTTCGTGCTGCTCGGCGGAGCCGGCGTCGTCTTCGGGATCGTCTTCGGCATCCTCGGCGCACTGGGCATCCTCGCGCTCTCGGCCTGGCTGGCCACGAAGACGTCCCTCGTCCCGAGCCTGATCGTGCTCGAACGCCTCGGCATCGGGGCAGCCATCGCCCGATCATGGTCGCTCACGAGGGGCTACTTCTGGCGCACGCTCGGAGTGCAGTTCCTCGTCGCCGCGATTGTGAACATCGTCTCGCAGATTGTCTCGACACCGCTGTCACTGCTCGGCGGCGTCGCGGTCTCCCTCATCAACCCCACCGGCGCCATCGACTCCTGGATCCCCGTGATCGTGCTGTACGTGCTGACCATTCTTCTGAGCCTCGTACTCGGGGCCGTCGCCGCGGTGGTCCAGTCCGGCACGACAGCGCTGATCTACATCGACCTGCGGATGCGCAAGGAAGGCCTCGATCTCGACCTGCAGCGCTTCGTCGAGTCTTCCCCCGGCAACGACGCTGCAGATCCGTACCTGATCCCAGCCGGGCGGATGCCGGCAGCGCCGCAGTCATGACCGGTGCCGGGGGCACGTGGTCTGGTCCGTTTCCGGGGGGCACCCCTGTCGATCCCGATGCCCCGACGGCCACGGCCTGGTTGCGGGACGAGCTCGCCAAGCCGCCGTACCAGGCAGCGCGGCCGACCTGGTTCGACCGGGTCAGCAAGGCTTTCTTCGACTGGTTCGCTTCACTCGGCGCGCCGTCGGGTGCGGGCCTCGGACCCTGGGTTCCGCTCGTCGTGACGCTTGTCGTCGTCGCCGTCGTCGTGGTGGCCGTGCTCGTCTTCGGGTTGCCGCGGTGGAACAGGCGCAGCGCCCTGCAGCACGAGATGTTCGGCAGGAACGACGCCCGGTCCGCCGACGAGTTGCGCCGGGCGGCGCTGTCGGCAGCATCGCACAAGGACTGGAATCTCGCGATCAGCGAGATGTTCCGGACCCTGGCACGGTCGCTCGTCGAACGCACAGTGCTCTTCATCACTCCCGGCACGACCGCGCACAGCTTCGCCGAGCGGGCGGCAACGGCGTTCCCGGAGGAGCGGGTCAGCCTCAGGACGGCGGCGGACCTCTTCGACGGCGTGCGCTACCTCAATGCCGAGGGCACCGAGTCCGGCTTCCTGTCCCTCGCCGCGCTCGAAAGCGCCCTGCGCACGCGGACGCCGACGACCCGCGAAGACCCGGCACCGACGGCAACGCAGTGACCACTCTCGCGGGCGCCGACGCCGTAGCGACGACCCCGACCCTGCGCGTCGCCGCACGACGCTCCCGGTTCTGGGTGCTCGCCGGCGTCGGCGCCCTGCTCGTCGCCATCGCGGCGACGCTGCTCGCTGGCGCCGGTTCGAGCGGCGGGACCCCGCTCGCCGCCGACAATGCCGCACCGGCGGGCGCCCGCGCCCTCGTCGAGGTGCTGCGCCAGCAGGGCGTGCACGTCACGACGGCGGACACCCTGGACGAGGCCCACACGCTCGCCGCGGCGAGCACCGATCCGACCCTGTTCTTCAGTGACCCGAACGGCTATCTGACGAACGACCGGATCTCGGCCATGGCGGCCCTCGCGCCCCGGACCGTCGTGGTCGCCCCCGATTTCCTCCTGCTGCAGACGCTGACCCCCGCCGTCGGCTTCGGCGGGGTCGCCGACAGCCTGGACGGGCCGGGCGATCGCTGCGACCTGCCCGCTGCGATCAGGGCAGGCGGCGTCGCCCCCGGCGGGAAGACACTCAGCCTTCCCACCGACGCCGCGGAACGCGGTTGTTTCCCGTCCGGCCGGAACTCCTTCGCCGTCGTCGGCGCGACCCTGCCGTCCACGGAGCTGACCCTCGTCGCCGATGACGCCATCTTCAGCAACGACGAGATCACGGCATCCGGTCACGCGGCGCTCGCACTCGGACTGCTCGGGCCGAGCTCCGACCTGATCTGGTACCAGCCGACTCTGGCGGATGTCGCGGCAACCGGCCCGCCGAGCCTCGGCGAGTTGACGCCGGGCTGGGTCACTCCCTCGATCCTGCTGCTCGCGGTCGTGTTCCTCGCGGCTGCCGTGTGGCAGGGCAGGAGACTCGGACCGCTCGTCGCCGAGAACCTGCCGGTGATCGTGCGCGCGAGCGAGACGATGGAAGGCAGGGCGCGCCTCTATGCCCGCGGCAACGCTCGCCTCCGCGCCCTCGACTCCCTGCGGGTCGCCACCGTGCAGCGCCTCGCGACCCGGGTCGGGCTGTCCAGGCTCGCGAGCCTCGACGACGTCGTGCTCGCGGTGTCCGCACTGACCGGTCGGGCACCGGCCGAGGTGCGCTTCGTCCTCGTCGACGGGGTCCCGGCGACGGACCGGGACCTCATCGCCCAGTCCGACCTCCTCCAGGACCTGGAGCGAGCCGTGATCGCCGCGAGCGGCCTGCCCGCTGCTCGGCCGGCATCCGCCCCACCCACCGCAACCACCCCCGGAAGAATGGACCCATGAGCACACCGACCGATACCACCGTTTCCCTTCGGGAATCGCTCGCGCAGGTTCGCACCGAGGTCGGCAAGGCCGTCGTCGGCCAGGACGGCGCAGTGACGGGACTCATCATCGCCCTGCTCGCGCGCGGCCACGTGCTGCTCGAGGGCGTGCCCGGTGTCGCCAAGACACTCCTGGTGCGCTCGCTCAGCCACGCGCTCAGCCTCGAGACGAAACGGGTGCAGTTCACGCCTGACCTGATGCCGGGCGACGTCACGGGGTCGCTCATCTACGACGCGCGGGCCGGCGAGTTCGAGTTCCGTAAGGGCCCCGTGTTCACGAATATCCTGCTCGCGGACGAGATCAACCGGACACCGCCGAAGACCCAGTCCGCACTGCTCGAGGCGATGGAGGAACGCCAGGTCAGCGTCGACGGCCGGACGATTCCGTTGCCGGACCCGTTCATCGTCGCCGCGACGATGAATCCGATCGAATACGAGGGCACGTACTCGGTGCCCGAGGCGCAGCTCGACCGGTTCCTGCTCAAGCTCGTGCTCGACGTGCCGGAACGCGACGCGGAGTTCGAGGTGCTCCGCCGCCACGCCGCCGGTTTCAACCCCCGCGACCTCACCGCGGCCGGGGTCACTCCTGTGCTCGGTGCCGAGCAGCTCACCGCCGCGCAGGCCGCCGTCATGGGGGTCGGCTCGAGCGCGGACGTGCTCGCCTACATCGTTGATCTCGCGCGCGCGACCCGGCGCAGCCCCTCGGTCAAGCTCGGCGTGAGTCCCCGCGGGACGACGGCGCTTCTCGCGGCGACGAAAGCCTGGGCCTGGCTCAGCGGCTACGACTCGATCACTCCCGACCACGTCCAGGCGATGGTCCTCCCAGTCTGGCGGCACCGGATCCAGCTCCAGCCGGAAGCCGAACTCGAGGGCGTGTCCGTGGACGCCATCCTGCGCAGCGTGCTCCAGCAGGTCCAGGTTCCGATCTAAGGTGACGGTCTCCGGTCGGTTCACACTGCTCGTCGCCCTCGGCGTCGTGCCGATTGTGCTGCTCGGACGCAGCCAGGCGGCCGCGGGCGGTATCCTCGCCCTGTGGCTGCTGCTTTCGGTCGGGCTCGGCCTGCTCGACCTCGCGCTGGCCGGCTCGCCCAGGGCCGTGCGCCTCGAACGCAGGCTGCCGGCCAGGGTGAGCCTCGGCGAAACCGTGACGAGCCTGCTCTACGTCACCAATTCCGGCTCCCGTCGCCTCCGGTCTTTTGTGCGGGATGCCTGGCAACCGTCGGCCGGCGCAGGCAACAACCGCACGGCTCTGTCCATCCCGGCCGGGGAACGCCGGCTCGTGTCCCTCCCGCTGACCCCGCTCCGGAGGGGAGAACGCCGGGTGGACCGGGTCACGATCCGCTCGTACGGGCCGCTCGGCCTGTGGGCGCGCCAGGCCACGCTCGAGGCGCCCGGGCGCATCCGCGTCCTGCCGCCCTTCAACGCCCGGAAGCACCTGCCCTCGCGCATCACCCGGCTCAAGGAACTCGACGGGCGCACAAGCGTGCTCGTGCGCGGTCAGGGCACCGAGTTCGACTCACTGCGGGAGTATGTGCGCGGCGACGACGTGCGCTCGATCGACTGGCGGGCGACGGCGCGGCACAACGACGTCGTCGTGCGCACCTGGCGACCGGAGCGCGACCGGCGGGTGGTCATCGTGATCGACACCGGACGCACCTCCGCCGCGCGGATCGACAACGAGACGAGGCTCGACACCGCGTTCGAGGCGGCGCTGCTGCTCGCCGCGCTCGCGTCGAAGGCCGGAGACCGTGTCGACATGATCGCCTTCGACCGGCGTGTGCGCGGCCGGGTGCAGGGCGCCCAGGGCGCAGAACTGCTGTCGCGGATAGTCGACACCCTTGCGGTTATCGACCCCGAACTTCTCGAAATGGACTGGGCCGGAGTGCCGGCCCAGGTGCGCGCGATCACGAGCCAGCGCGCCCTCGTCGTGCTGCTGACCTCGATCGATGCCGCGGGGGCATCGACCGGACTGCTCGCGGTGCTGCCCCAGCTGACCCGCCGCCACACCGTCGTCGTCGCGTCGGTCACCGACCCGACGACCGTGCAGGCGACCCACGAACGCGCCGACAGGGAGCAGGTCTACCGCGCCGCCGCTGCCGAACGGGCGCTGCTCGACGTCGCCAGGGTCGCCTCGGCGATCCGCCAGCAGGGCGCCGACGTCGTCACCGGTCCGCCAGCCGACCTGCCGCCCCGCCTCGCCGACCACTACCTCGCCCTGAAGCTCGCCGGCCGACTCTAGCCTGCTCGCCGCTCCCCAACGCCCTCGCGCCCTGCTCCCCTATCGCGGCGCCCTGGCTCGCGCGCCACTTGCGCCGTTCCGCGCCAGGCACGCTTGGCGCGCAGCGGCGCAAGTGGCGCGTGACGCCGCGGGCGAGCGGATGCCGCCCTCAGGACGCGTAGATGCGGGTGCTGCCGGCCTCGAACTCACCGATGTCGCCGGTCTCGCCGGCCCGTGCGGCCCGTCGGCCGAGCACGAGCATGTACGTCAGGAACGCGCACAGCGCGGCGAAGCCGATGCCGATCTTGACCGGCCACGGCCACGGCGCCGGAGTCACGAAGCCCTCGATCACACCAGAGACGAGGAGGACGAAGACGAGGCCGATCGCAACCGTCGCGAGGGCGCGCGAGTCCGCCGCGAGAGCCTGCCCGCGGGTACGCCCACCGGGGGCGATCCAGGACCAGAAGATGCGAAGCCCCGCTGCCGCAGCGACGAAGATCGCGGTGAGCTCCAGCATCCCGTGCGGTGCGATGTAGAGGAAGAACACGTCGCCCTTGCCGTATGCGAACATGACCGCGGCGGACGTGCCGATGTTCTGGGCATTCGAGAGCACGATGTACGGCACGTAGAGGCCGAGGATGCCGAAGGCGACGCACTGCGCGGCGATCCAGGCGTTGTTCGTCCAGACCTGGCCGGTGAACGACGCGGCCGGGTTGGCGGAGTAGTAGTCGACGAAGTCCGAGTTAACGAGTTGCTGCAACTGGGCGTCGGAGCCGAGGTTGGCGAGCACCCGGGGGTCTCCGGTGATCCAGACCGCGTAGAGCACGGCGACAACGACGGTCACGGCCGCGACGCAGAGCGTGAGCCAGCGCAGGCGATAGAGCGCGGCGGGCAGCTGCAGCACGAAGAACCGTGGCACCTGCGACACGACGTTCGCGCCGGCGCCCGTGAAGCGCAGCCGGGCACGGGACAACGCGACGGAGAGCCGGTCGCCCGGGATCGTGGAGCCTGCCGTGCTCTTGATTGCGGACAGCTGGGTCGCGCCGGACTGGTACAGCCCGATCAGTTCGTCGGACTGCGCGCCGGAGAGCCGCCGCTCCCTGCCGAGCTCGGCGAGGCGGTCCCACTGGGCGCGGTGCGCCGTTGAATATGCGTCGAGGTCCATCTGCTCTAATAGTAGACATGGCACACCCCGGAAACGCGGCGGATCAGGGAGAAAGTTCTCCCTATGAGTACGAACTCGTCACTGGCGAGGCGGTTGCCCTTGATGTGCGGCCGGCGAGTTTCATCCTGCGCGCGGCCGGCACCATCATCGACTGGCTCGCCTATCTCGGTTTCTTCGTCGGACTCGTCTTCGCGGTCGGCTTCGTCACCGGCGATGCACTCGATCCAGCGCTCGCGCAGGCCCTGGCGATCTCAGGGCTCGCGTTCTCGATCCTCGTCCTCCCGACCGTCGTCGAGACCGTGACCGGAGGACGCTCGCTCGGCAAGCTCGCGATCGGCGCCCGCATTGTGCGTGACGACGGCGGGTCCATTCAGTTGCGGCACGCCTTCACCCGGGCGCTCATCGGGATCTTCGAGATCTACCTCACCTTCGGCGGCCTCGCCGCCACGACCGCACTGCTGAACGGCAAGTCCAAGCGCCTCGGCGACCTGATGGCCGGCACGTACAGCCAGTATGAACGGGTGGCCCGGTTCGACGAGCCGGTCCTCGGGCTTCCGCAGGAGCTCACCACCTGGTCGTACACCGTCGATGTCGTGCGGCTGCCTGACCGGCTCTCGCGCCGCATCGCCCAGTTCCTCCGCCAGTCCGGACGCCTGACCCCGGAGACCCGCGTGCGCGTCGCGAGGGACCTCGCGGGGGAAGCGGCGCCCTTCGTCTCCCCGGTTCCCGCCGTCGCCCCCGAGGCGTTCCTCGCGGGCGTCGCCGCCGTGCGCCGCAGCCGCGAGTATGCGGCACTCCTCCTTGAACGAGACCGCCTCGAGCGCCTCCGCCCGGTGCTCACGCGCCTCCCCCACGACTTCCCCAACCGCTGAGCGGATGCTGCGGCGCTCCACCGCGGGTTGGGCGCCAGTTGCGCCGTTACGCGCCCGGCGTGCCTGGGGCGTAGCGGCGCAAGTGTCGCGCGGGGCCGACGGGTGGCCTGCGGATGTCGGCTGCGTTTCGCGGGTTAAAGCAGAAAAGCCACCCCGTGGGGTGGCTTTTCTGGTGTTTCTAAGTTAAGTCCGGCGGTGTCCTACTCTCCCACAGGGTCCCCCCTGCAGTACCATCGGCGCTGAGAGTCTTAGCTTCCGGGTTCGGAATGTGACCGGGCGTTTCCCTCTCGCTATAGCCGCCGAAACATCTTTCGATGGATCGATTCTATATTTTTCAGTTATAGATCCCGGCTGTTATGCCGGGGTTGTTCTCGACCGTACGTCGAGAACCACATAGTGGACGCTTGCAGCTTATTCAAACTGGTGTGTTATCAAATTATTGGCTTATTAGTACCGGTCAGCTCCAAGGGTCTTTAGTCCCCTCTTCCACATCCGGCCTATCAACGCAGTAGTCTAGCTGCGAGCCTCTCCCCCGAAGGGATGGAAATCTCATCTCGAAGCCGGCTTCCCGCTTAGATGCTTTCAGCGGTTATCCGTTCCGAACGTAGCTAATCAGCGGTGCTCCTGGCGGAACAACTGACACACCAGAGGTTCGTCCATCCCGGTCCTCTCGTACTAGGGATAGATCTTCTCAAATTTCCTGCGCGCGCAGCGGATAGGGACCGAACTGTCTCACGACGTTCTAAACCCAGCTCGCGTACCGCTTTAATGGGCGAACAGCCCAACCCTTGGGACCTACTCCAGCCCCAGGATGCGACGAGCCGACATCGAGGTGCCAAACCATGCCGTCGATATGGACTCTTGGGCAAGATCAGCCTGTTATCCCCGAGGTACCTTTTATCCGTTGAGCGACAGCGCTTCCACAAGCCACTGCCGGATCACTAGTCCCGACTTTCGTCCCTGCTCGACTTGTCAGTCTCACAGTCAAGCTCCCTTGTGCACTTACACTCGACACCTGATTGCCAACCAGGTTGAGGGAACCTTTGGGCGCCTCCGTTACTTTTTAGGAGGCAACCGCCCCAGTTAAACTACCCACCAGGCACTGTCCCTGAACCGGATCACGGTTCGAAGTTAGATATCCAATATGACCAGAGTGGTATTTCAACGTTGACTCCACCTGAACTAGCGTCCAAGCTTCACAGTCTCCCACCTATCCTACACAAGCCACACCGAACACCAATACCAAGCTGTAGTAAAGGTCACGGGGTCTTTCCGTCCTGCTGCGCGTAACGAGCATCTTTACTCGTAATGCAATTTCGCCGAGTTCGCGGTTGAGACAGCTGGGAAGTCGTTACGCCATTCGTGCAGGTCGGAACTTACCCGACAAGGAATTTCGCTACCTTAGGATGGTTATAGTTACCACCGCCGTTTACTGGGGCTTAAATTCTCAGCTTCGCCTTGCGGCTAACCGTTCCTCTTAACCTTCCAGCACCGGGCAGGCGTCAGTCCGTATACATCGTCTTGCGACTTGGCACGGACCTGTGTTTTTAGTAAACAGTCGCTTCCCACTGGTCTCTGCGGCCTTCGAACGCTCCAGGAGTAAATCCCTTCACGCCTCCGGCCCCCCTTCTCCCGAAGTTACGGGGGCATTTTGCCGAGTTCCTTAACCACGATTCTCTCGATCTCCTTAGTATTCTCTACCTGATCACCTGAGTCGGTTTGGGGTACGGGTGACTAAAACCTCGCGTCGATGCTTTTCTTGGCAGCATAGGATCACTGATTTCGCCCTTACGGGCTACCCATCGGGTCTCAGCCTTATATGAGAGACGGATTTGCCTATCTCTCGGCCTACATCCTTAGACCGGGACAACCATCGCCCGGCTCAGCTACCTTCCTGCGTCACACCTGTTAATACGCTAACCGCACCAGCATAGGGTCGCACGCTAGGCCTCACGCTTCACCCCGAAGGGATCCATCTAGAGGATTCAGATGCTTAGCATTACTGGA
This genomic window contains:
- the mtrB gene encoding MtrAB system histidine kinase MtrB, with protein sequence MAEPTGFARTWRRGWRDWRDWRSWRARLLRTWRSSLQFRTVTITVVLSGIAIVMVGVYVSVSVGNDLFQSRLSQVELDSNRATSAAQGILDSSDAADRVQVQSLLASARSAISAASSSRLVAVFRVPGQDPSTSVPQDFSTFGDSTEVISPELRTAVQGSPGTQFWQSVALATDDDGQVAGIVVGSQITVPVAGRYELYIGYNLGEAETTLQFVQRTLGIAGLLLIILIGAVTWIVVRFVVTPIRVAAETSQRLASGDLGVRLPVKGDDVITTLARSFNGMADSLQSQIKELADLSEVQQRFVSDVSHELRTPLTTIRLAGDMLYDQRAAFPPATGRTAELLHAQVERFELLLADLLEISKYDAGSVELEAEPTNLVHLAADAVEGLRSLAESKGTRLNLVAPGGHLDAEVDPRRIRRIMHNLIGNAIEHGEGKPVIVSVDSNESAVALSVRDYGLGMSQVDVNHVFDRFWRADPSRKRTIGGTGLGLSISLEDATVHRGWLQVWSSPGKGSCFRLTLPRTARGEITGSPSPLPPEDAGSDGTLPRLTVGEVGRAGVKGAQHGEGAIHD
- the mtrA gene encoding MtrAB system response regulator MtrA; protein product: MNARILVVDDDTALAEMIGIVLQGEGFDPHFCEDGSLALDAFRTIKPDLVLLDLMLPGLDGIEVCTLIRAESGTPIIMLTARTDTTDVVKGLESGADDYMVKPFNPKELLARIRTRLRPVSTESPANLSIGDLTVDAAGHEVRRGDRQIGLTPLEFDLLLTLASRPQQVFTREMLLEQVWGYHYKADTRLVNVHVQRLRAKVEDDPDNPRIVMTVRGVGYRAGAAI
- a CDS encoding DUF4129 domain-containing protein encodes the protein MTGAGGTWSGPFPGGTPVDPDAPTATAWLRDELAKPPYQAARPTWFDRVSKAFFDWFASLGAPSGAGLGPWVPLVVTLVVVAVVVVAVLVFGLPRWNRRSALQHEMFGRNDARSADELRRAALSAASHKDWNLAISEMFRTLARSLVERTVLFITPGTTAHSFAERAATAFPEERVSLRTAADLFDGVRYLNAEGTESGFLSLAALESALRTRTPTTREDPAPTATQ
- a CDS encoding DUF4350 domain-containing protein, giving the protein MTTLAGADAVATTPTLRVAARRSRFWVLAGVGALLVAIAATLLAGAGSSGGTPLAADNAAPAGARALVEVLRQQGVHVTTADTLDEAHTLAAASTDPTLFFSDPNGYLTNDRISAMAALAPRTVVVAPDFLLLQTLTPAVGFGGVADSLDGPGDRCDLPAAIRAGGVAPGGKTLSLPTDAAERGCFPSGRNSFAVVGATLPSTELTLVADDAIFSNDEITASGHAALALGLLGPSSDLIWYQPTLADVAATGPPSLGELTPGWVTPSILLLAVVFLAAAVWQGRRLGPLVAENLPVIVRASETMEGRARLYARGNARLRALDSLRVATVQRLATRVGLSRLASLDDVVLAVSALTGRAPAEVRFVLVDGVPATDRDLIAQSDLLQDLERAVIAASGLPAARPASAPPTATTPGRMDP
- a CDS encoding MoxR family ATPase, with protein sequence MSTPTDTTVSLRESLAQVRTEVGKAVVGQDGAVTGLIIALLARGHVLLEGVPGVAKTLLVRSLSHALSLETKRVQFTPDLMPGDVTGSLIYDARAGEFEFRKGPVFTNILLADEINRTPPKTQSALLEAMEERQVSVDGRTIPLPDPFIVAATMNPIEYEGTYSVPEAQLDRFLLKLVLDVPERDAEFEVLRRHAAGFNPRDLTAAGVTPVLGAEQLTAAQAAVMGVGSSADVLAYIVDLARATRRSPSVKLGVSPRGTTALLAATKAWAWLSGYDSITPDHVQAMVLPVWRHRIQLQPEAELEGVSVDAILRSVLQQVQVPI
- a CDS encoding DUF58 domain-containing protein, with product MTVSGRFTLLVALGVVPIVLLGRSQAAAGGILALWLLLSVGLGLLDLALAGSPRAVRLERRLPARVSLGETVTSLLYVTNSGSRRLRSFVRDAWQPSAGAGNNRTALSIPAGERRLVSLPLTPLRRGERRVDRVTIRSYGPLGLWARQATLEAPGRIRVLPPFNARKHLPSRITRLKELDGRTSVLVRGQGTEFDSLREYVRGDDVRSIDWRATARHNDVVVRTWRPERDRRVVIVIDTGRTSAARIDNETRLDTAFEAALLLAALASKAGDRVDMIAFDRRVRGRVQGAQGAELLSRIVDTLAVIDPELLEMDWAGVPAQVRAITSQRALVVLLTSIDAAGASTGLLAVLPQLTRRHTVVVASVTDPTTVQATHERADREQVYRAAAAERALLDVARVASAIRQQGADVVTGPPADLPPRLADHYLALKLAGRL
- a CDS encoding stage II sporulation protein M, with protein sequence MDLDAYSTAHRAQWDRLAELGRERRLSGAQSDELIGLYQSGATQLSAIKSTAGSTIPGDRLSVALSRARLRFTGAGANVVSQVPRFFVLQLPAALYRLRWLTLCVAAVTVVVAVLYAVWITGDPRVLANLGSDAQLQQLVNSDFVDYYSANPAASFTGQVWTNNAWIAAQCVAFGILGLYVPYIVLSNAQNIGTSAAVMFAYGKGDVFFLYIAPHGMLELTAIFVAAAAGLRIFWSWIAPGGRTRGQALAADSRALATVAIGLVFVLLVSGVIEGFVTPAPWPWPVKIGIGFAALCAFLTYMLVLGRRAARAGETGDIGEFEAGSTRIYAS
- a CDS encoding RDD family protein, translated to MAHPGNAADQGESSPYEYELVTGEAVALDVRPASFILRAAGTIIDWLAYLGFFVGLVFAVGFVTGDALDPALAQALAISGLAFSILVLPTVVETVTGGRSLGKLAIGARIVRDDGGSIQLRHAFTRALIGIFEIYLTFGGLAATTALLNGKSKRLGDLMAGTYSQYERVARFDEPVLGLPQELTTWSYTVDVVRLPDRLSRRIAQFLRQSGRLTPETRVRVARDLAGEAAPFVSPVPAVAPEAFLAGVAAVRRSREYAALLLERDRLERLRPVLTRLPHDFPNR